Proteins encoded by one window of Cuniculiplasma divulgatum:
- a CDS encoding zinc ribbon domain-containing protein, with amino-acid sequence MLFDAGEAVLLTEHGVETGNGRERGNLILTNKRIVLETTRESRRMVFVKDKHDIILINIPLSSVLVADRKKDIIFKGHEFRINADGTQYSFRVKEPQLWINQIASAKSGNLTYNQTGTQQQPGVVMQNITPNQQSIPENTEVKNEIIKVRCRQCQALVDENAKFCPSCGSLMG; translated from the coding sequence ATGTTATTTGACGCTGGAGAAGCAGTACTGCTAACAGAACATGGTGTTGAAACTGGTAATGGCAGAGAGAGGGGCAATTTGATTCTGACAAACAAGCGAATCGTTCTTGAAACAACAAGAGAGAGCAGGAGAATGGTTTTTGTAAAGGACAAGCATGATATTATTTTAATCAACATACCTCTAAGTTCTGTACTCGTGGCAGACAGGAAGAAGGATATAATATTCAAGGGGCACGAATTCAGGATCAATGCTGATGGAACCCAGTACAGCTTCAGGGTGAAGGAACCGCAATTGTGGATAAATCAAATCGCATCTGCCAAATCTGGAAATCTGACATATAATCAGACGGGAACGCAACAGCAGCCTGGTGTTGTCATGCAGAATATTACACCAAACCAGCAGTCCATACCGGAGAATACTGAGGTTAAGAATGAAATTATAAAGGTCAGATGCAGGCAGTGTCAGGCGCTTGTGGATGAGAATGCAAAATTTTGTCCCTCATGTGGTTCATTGATGGGCTGA
- a CDS encoding cupin domain-containing protein — MKTMKAVLTKKETGTEQIRLDLAWELFFPGITGKHPHYSDLLYPFTNWLWTVLGNQSGFMRQEQNVTKTFKINDMEESSLVFLIRILSMWFDEVIIDSDDESNKNQWTFPITNVYDEDLDEAEKAQQLIAENYSFRNLMPLLGPSRVFATVELLGPDQVSARLHSHSTIDEFYLILDGSATLRMNGKERVVKRGDFISKPAGPDLTSQILADQGTSVRILDIEVHPNADPRTKEVVHYPDHGEILLHGHGWSSIIPDGALMNTNEFDKNYEKGYYRKKDGSWEPKDIPGYERRKD; from the coding sequence ATGAAGACTATGAAGGCAGTCCTGACAAAAAAGGAAACTGGAACAGAACAAATCAGACTGGATCTTGCTTGGGAGCTATTTTTTCCAGGAATCACAGGAAAACATCCTCACTACAGTGACTTACTTTATCCATTTACAAACTGGTTGTGGACAGTTCTTGGAAATCAATCTGGATTTATGAGACAGGAACAAAATGTTACAAAAACATTCAAGATCAATGATATGGAAGAATCTTCACTGGTGTTTCTGATACGAATACTTTCAATGTGGTTTGATGAGGTGATCATAGACAGTGATGATGAATCAAATAAAAATCAATGGACTTTTCCAATAACAAATGTTTATGATGAAGATCTTGACGAAGCTGAGAAGGCACAGCAGCTCATAGCTGAGAATTACAGTTTTAGAAACCTCATGCCTCTTCTTGGACCGAGCAGGGTTTTTGCGACTGTTGAGCTACTTGGTCCTGATCAGGTATCAGCCAGGCTGCATTCACATTCAACCATAGATGAATTTTACCTTATACTGGATGGAAGTGCAACATTGAGGATGAACGGAAAAGAGAGAGTTGTGAAAAGAGGAGACTTTATCTCGAAACCTGCCGGTCCTGATCTGACAAGTCAGATATTAGCGGATCAGGGAACTTCTGTAAGGATACTTGACATTGAGGTTCATCCTAATGCAGACCCCAGAACAAAGGAGGTTGTTCATTATCCCGACCATGGTGAAATATTGCTTCATGGTCATGGGTGGAGTTCAATAATTCCAGATGGTGCATTAATGAATACTAATGAGTTCGATAAAAATTATGAAAAAGGGTATTACAGAAAAAAAGATGGAAGCTGGGAGCCAAAAGATATTCCTGGATATGAGAGAAGAAAAGACTGA
- a CDS encoding bactofilin family protein, with product MDEDRKKKLREMVAGGKMSEDMFNEIMSRWEENGSEKEERRDEKAQEESKTERSKKIRISGSGMIQSVYAEETSVSGSLTVDGSIDSIFFHVSGSCRVEKDVISSDTIHSSGSMHIGGNVRGNKIESSGSLQIAGNMEACELESSGSISAESVICDEFESSGSAKISKLLRAKNIENSGKTKAESIECTMLKSSGLVEVRTVTGDEIYISGRINADSISSRRFEMKIYNSTSHVVKLQSDIVEIRLQKKRFLSGEAKIDEIICNRAFLESTNSKYVKGDDIIIEAGCNIDYVEAKSLKISDEAKVKEKKIIP from the coding sequence ATGGACGAAGACAGAAAGAAAAAACTTCGGGAAATGGTTGCAGGCGGAAAGATGAGTGAAGACATGTTTAATGAGATCATGTCAAGATGGGAGGAAAATGGATCTGAAAAGGAGGAAAGACGTGATGAAAAAGCACAGGAAGAATCAAAGACAGAGAGATCAAAAAAGATCAGGATATCTGGTTCAGGTATGATACAATCGGTGTATGCAGAAGAGACCTCAGTTTCAGGTTCTCTTACCGTTGATGGTAGCATTGATTCGATCTTCTTTCATGTTTCAGGAAGCTGCAGGGTGGAAAAGGATGTTATTTCATCAGATACAATTCATTCCTCTGGTTCTATGCATATAGGAGGAAACGTAAGGGGAAATAAAATTGAATCCTCTGGATCTCTTCAAATTGCAGGTAATATGGAAGCATGTGAACTTGAGTCTTCAGGTTCAATCAGTGCAGAATCAGTCATATGTGATGAGTTTGAAAGTTCTGGTTCAGCAAAGATTTCTAAATTGCTAAGGGCAAAGAATATTGAAAATTCCGGAAAGACAAAGGCAGAATCAATCGAATGCACTATGTTAAAATCTTCCGGATTAGTTGAAGTTCGAACTGTAACCGGGGATGAGATATACATCTCCGGAAGGATAAATGCGGATTCCATTAGTTCAAGGCGATTTGAAATGAAGATATACAATTCTACAAGCCATGTTGTAAAGCTTCAATCTGACATCGTTGAAATAAGATTGCAGAAGAAAAGATTCCTTTCCGGAGAGGCAAAAATAGATGAAATAATCTGTAACAGGGCTTTTCTTGAATCAACAAATTCGAAATATGTTAAGGGCGATGACATAATTATTGAAGCAGGGTGTAATATTGATTATGTCGAGGCAAAATCACTGAAGATATCAGATGAAGCGAAGGTTAAGGAAAAGAAGATTATTCCATAA
- the hutH gene encoding histidine ammonia-lyase, protein MEDGIIEIDGFNLNLEKYQDIVLNKKRVGISDKARTNIQKSRVSLEKLIASGKNIYGVNTGFGSLLNRKIRPEEERQLQVNLIRSHSAGFGKPLSEEKVRGIMLVRANSLCRGQSGCTVELVQKIMDFLNSGICPYVPEFGSVGSSGDLAPLSHIMLAMMGEGEILDNGIRKNASTVLKEKHIKPYELREKEALAFNNGTAAITGIGMLELIRAKNNLALATGSAILSMEALGATRKAFTPWVLKARDQPGQAKIGNALYTRLGGSASIEEGDRSRIQDAYTIRCTPQVFGAVLDTINYVESVLVREMNSTTDNPLINDEEYISAGNFHGEPVALVCDFLAIALTDLGNMIERRIARITDENLSGLDAFLVRNSGLNSGFMIAQYTAAALCNRNKILVYPGSADTIPTCANQEDHVSMGANSANKLSEINDNLNRIISTEYVLAIQGMDLKNSKYSEFSERIRRETRKYISFLEQDRPIYRDMDRMQEVMNGFEMDIYRDIFY, encoded by the coding sequence ATGGAAGATGGGATAATTGAGATAGATGGATTCAATTTAAATCTTGAAAAATACCAGGATATTGTTTTGAATAAGAAAAGGGTTGGAATTTCAGATAAAGCACGAACGAATATCCAAAAATCAAGAGTTTCCCTGGAGAAACTAATTGCATCCGGAAAAAACATTTATGGGGTTAACACGGGATTTGGAAGCCTGCTGAACAGGAAGATCAGGCCTGAGGAGGAGAGACAGCTACAGGTTAACCTAATAAGAAGCCATTCAGCCGGATTTGGAAAACCACTAAGTGAAGAAAAGGTAAGGGGTATAATGCTGGTAAGGGCAAACAGTCTCTGCAGGGGACAATCAGGATGCACAGTGGAACTTGTCCAGAAAATTATGGATTTTCTTAACTCTGGAATATGTCCCTATGTTCCTGAATTTGGATCTGTTGGTTCAAGTGGAGATCTTGCACCATTATCCCACATAATGCTAGCAATGATGGGCGAAGGTGAGATTTTGGATAATGGAATAAGAAAGAATGCATCCACTGTACTAAAGGAGAAACACATCAAGCCCTATGAACTCAGAGAAAAGGAGGCACTTGCTTTTAACAATGGAACTGCTGCAATCACAGGAATTGGTATGTTAGAACTGATCAGGGCTAAGAATAATCTTGCCCTTGCAACTGGATCTGCCATTCTTTCAATGGAAGCCTTAGGTGCAACCAGAAAGGCATTCACACCATGGGTACTGAAGGCAAGAGATCAGCCCGGACAGGCAAAAATAGGAAATGCACTGTATACAAGACTTGGTGGAAGTGCCAGTATCGAAGAGGGCGACAGAAGCAGGATTCAGGATGCATACACCATCAGGTGCACGCCACAGGTTTTCGGAGCTGTTCTTGATACCATAAATTATGTTGAATCAGTGCTTGTAAGAGAGATGAATTCAACCACAGATAATCCGTTGATTAATGATGAAGAATACATTTCTGCCGGAAATTTTCATGGTGAACCTGTTGCCCTTGTTTGTGATTTTCTGGCAATTGCACTTACTGATCTTGGTAACATGATAGAGAGAAGGATCGCCAGAATTACAGATGAGAATCTCAGTGGCCTGGATGCTTTCCTTGTAAGGAATAGTGGCCTTAATTCTGGTTTCATGATTGCACAGTACACAGCAGCAGCGTTATGCAACAGGAACAAGATTCTTGTATATCCAGGATCTGCAGATACCATACCTACATGTGCAAATCAGGAGGATCATGTTAGCATGGGTGCAAACTCAGCAAACAAGCTTTCCGAAATTAATGACAACCTTAACAGGATTATATCTACTGAATATGTGCTAGCCATACAGGGAATGGATCTAAAGAACAGTAAATACTCAGAATTTTCAGAAAGAATCAGAAGAGAAACAAGAAAATATATATCTTTTCTGGAACAGGACCGTCCGATCTACAGGGATATGGATAGAATGCAGGAGGTCATGAATGGGTTTGAAATGGATATATACAGAGATATATTTTACTGA
- a CDS encoding DNA-3-methyladenine glycosylase I, with amino-acid sequence MDELKRCHWKGIEDPVYQQYHDREWGVPVHDDRTLFEALTLDGFQAGLSWITVLKKRENYRKAFDNFSAEKIATYDQEKIDELMNNSGIIRNRLKINSAITNASSFLKVVEEYGSFDHYIWSFVDGKTIKNGWKKDKEIPATSTESDSMSRDLKKRGFRFVGSTICYAFMQGTGMINDHLIDCFRYDQL; translated from the coding sequence ATGGACGAATTAAAAAGATGCCACTGGAAGGGCATTGAGGATCCGGTATATCAGCAGTATCATGATAGGGAGTGGGGTGTCCCAGTGCACGATGATAGGACACTTTTTGAGGCACTGACCCTTGATGGATTTCAGGCAGGCCTCAGCTGGATCACTGTCCTGAAGAAGAGGGAAAACTACAGGAAGGCATTTGATAATTTTTCTGCGGAAAAGATTGCCACATACGATCAGGAAAAAATTGATGAACTTATGAATAACAGTGGTATTATCAGAAACCGGCTTAAAATAAATTCTGCCATTACCAATGCCTCTTCTTTTCTGAAAGTGGTTGAGGAATATGGGTCATTTGATCATTATATCTGGTCATTTGTGGATGGAAAGACCATAAAAAATGGATGGAAAAAAGATAAGGAGATACCTGCAACAAGCACCGAATCAGACAGTATGAGCAGGGATTTAAAAAAGAGGGGCTTTAGGTTTGTTGGATCAACAATATGTTACGCTTTTATGCAGGGAACTGGTATGATCAATGATCACCTGATTGATTGTTTCAGGTACGATCAGTTGTGA
- a CDS encoding DUF1059 domain-containing protein — MSRFRFRCRSTGKECDYEVIAKTREEAEEHARAHAQRFHEMQDSTSITDLVNRSLEEVEDYRN; from the coding sequence ATGTCAAGATTTAGATTTAGATGCAGGTCAACGGGAAAAGAATGCGATTACGAGGTTATTGCAAAGACAAGGGAAGAGGCAGAAGAACACGCAAGAGCACATGCCCAGAGATTCCATGAAATGCAGGACTCAACTTCTATAACAGATCTTGTGAACAGATCACTGGAGGAAGTTGAGGATTACAGGAATTAA
- a CDS encoding cbb3-type cytochrome c oxidase subunit I, whose protein sequence is MSLRNSDNFYAIMFTVTSFIYLITGTILLSTGFVWDFPTSHRDPVFILLFFGFAVMIVFGMSYILIPNLMNFKVRQTMTKIQYFIYNIGLIISFLSMELSLNNFKSYFISTLLVLGLILLIISIAIHVWNISGVKHSTIGSGRESP, encoded by the coding sequence ATGTCCCTCAGGAATTCGGATAATTTCTATGCTATTATGTTTACAGTAACATCATTTATTTACCTTATAACTGGAACGATCCTTCTATCAACAGGATTTGTATGGGATTTTCCCACATCTCATAGGGACCCTGTGTTTATTCTACTATTTTTTGGATTTGCAGTAATGATAGTATTTGGAATGTCGTATATTTTGATTCCAAACCTAATGAATTTTAAAGTTAGACAGACAATGACCAAAATTCAATACTTTATTTACAACATAGGATTGATAATATCATTCCTTTCTATGGAATTAAGTCTTAACAATTTCAAAAGTTATTTTATTTCAACTCTATTAGTTCTTGGACTGATTCTTTTAATTATTTCTATTGCCATTCATGTCTGGAACATATCAGGAGTTAAACACTCTACCATTGGATCTGGAAGAGAATCTCCTTAA
- a CDS encoding winged helix-turn-helix transcriptional regulator yields MISDINILTSGSKVSIIEMLRTPKTPDDIAGILNITRQGVDKQLKELMRYGIVDRKWFIGYSRPKIEYFLTELGSEFYSSLREIEKKFKESGKAMLNEKLKNLDIDLMDGKLSVEKYTEEKMILEDSMEWFFSTEE; encoded by the coding sequence ATGATCTCTGATATAAACATTCTTACCTCAGGTTCTAAGGTTTCTATAATAGAAATGCTGAGAACACCAAAAACTCCTGATGATATTGCAGGAATACTGAATATAACAAGACAGGGAGTTGACAAGCAGTTGAAGGAACTGATGAGATATGGAATTGTCGATAGAAAGTGGTTCATTGGATACAGCAGACCAAAAATAGAATATTTTCTAACGGAACTTGGTTCTGAATTCTATTCCAGCCTCAGAGAGATTGAAAAAAAGTTTAAGGAGTCTGGAAAAGCCATGCTGAATGAAAAGCTGAAAAATCTTGATATTGATCTCATGGATGGGAAATTGTCTGTGGAGAAATACACAGAGGAGAAGATGATCCTGGAAGATTCCATGGAATGGTTTTTTAGCACCGAGGAATGA
- a CDS encoding S66 peptidase family protein, with the protein MDSEFSEAVEIIAPPHLSPGDDIRVIAPASAPDMKNLSKTIARLSKLGYRVSLGRNIRRLVQRNSLAAPMRERAQEIMEAFQDDSVKAIVCARGGYGSIHVLPFLDYDLIKSHPKIFMGYSDITALHMAFNKLSGLITFHGPMAASDPDEFHKSSFKLLVDILNGQSSDISGFVENVVKYIHKGKVVGRSIGTNISVAISLIGTPYMPSTAGRILFAEDTAITSGDLDRYFSVLNLTGYLQEFAGFAFGEFKQINSNEEPMPYIEDIIQQYMDQLKKPSIYGLPFGHGEDQMLIPLNAKMSISSETPYVTLEQDIVN; encoded by the coding sequence ATGGACAGTGAATTCAGCGAGGCAGTAGAAATAATAGCTCCACCACATCTTTCTCCAGGTGATGATATAAGGGTAATAGCACCGGCCAGTGCTCCTGATATGAAAAATCTATCCAAGACCATTGCAAGACTCTCCAAACTTGGATACAGAGTATCTCTGGGAAGAAACATAAGAAGGCTCGTTCAGAGAAATTCTCTTGCTGCACCCATGAGAGAAAGAGCACAGGAGATAATGGAGGCTTTTCAGGATGACTCAGTAAAGGCAATTGTATGTGCAAGAGGAGGTTACGGTTCAATTCACGTTCTACCATTTCTCGATTATGATCTCATAAAAAGTCATCCCAAGATCTTTATGGGATACAGCGATATTACTGCTCTTCACATGGCATTTAACAAGCTTTCTGGGCTAATCACCTTTCATGGTCCAATGGCTGCTTCTGATCCGGATGAATTCCATAAGTCATCATTCAAATTGCTTGTGGATATACTGAATGGACAGTCGAGCGATATTTCCGGATTCGTGGAGAATGTTGTTAAATATATCCACAAGGGAAAGGTTGTTGGAAGATCAATTGGCACGAACATATCTGTTGCAATATCTCTAATAGGCACTCCATATATGCCCTCAACTGCAGGCAGAATACTTTTTGCAGAGGATACTGCAATTACTTCTGGTGATCTCGACAGGTATTTTTCAGTACTGAACCTAACAGGATACCTGCAGGAATTTGCAGGTTTTGCCTTCGGGGAATTCAAGCAGATAAATAGCAACGAGGAGCCAATGCCGTATATCGAAGATATTATCCAGCAATACATGGATCAGCTGAAAAAACCTTCTATTTATGGGCTTCCTTTTGGCCATGGGGAGGACCAGATGCTTATTCCACTAAACGCAAAAATGTCCATTTCTTCAGAGACCCCTTATGTGACCCTTGAGCAGGACATAGTGAATTAG
- a CDS encoding DUF302 domain-containing protein yields MLSEESFIRKILKLNFNESVKVLKNGLENSGFKIFSEIDHSIAAKEVDLELFPARVIIFGNPKGGTGMIMSNPELAIDLPARILVYEKDGTHVLYRRLESILKTHNMEELSENGKSFDSKIQKIIDDLSKTTSL; encoded by the coding sequence ATGTTAAGCGAAGAATCTTTTATAAGGAAAATTTTAAAATTGAACTTCAACGAATCCGTTAAGGTACTGAAGAATGGACTGGAAAATTCTGGTTTTAAAATATTCAGTGAAATTGATCACAGCATTGCTGCAAAGGAAGTCGATCTTGAACTTTTTCCAGCAAGGGTAATCATCTTTGGAAATCCAAAGGGTGGAACCGGTATGATAATGTCAAACCCAGAGCTTGCCATTGATTTACCTGCTAGAATACTTGTTTATGAGAAAGACGGTACTCATGTTCTTTACAGAAGACTTGAATCAATACTGAAAACGCATAACATGGAGGAGTTATCAGAAAATGGAAAATCCTTTGACTCAAAGATTCAGAAGATTATTGATGATCTCAGTAAAACAACTAGTCTTTAA
- a CDS encoding DUF929 family protein, which produces MHFTKKEIYGVISIVVVIIVVVSGIAIYSNLTKNTAPVPLSKYVKISNNDLLSNGQNHIYFISWYGCPIGADNSWVLYSFLNSTRDVAPDVVLHKSISGTPALLFLNGTHKLGENISFNYAGVPFGFTSLYMYNETMTGGVYNNAISSSSRVSYALSVLKGNLPESVYQVADKYETQVRIQNQTGSWSSSTGHLVTILIVTGPDGTFVHFWFMYPSFSSKVSPQTVFKNLSTYPQISNAEGQFLNALGGSNVACA; this is translated from the coding sequence ATGCATTTCACAAAGAAGGAAATATATGGAGTTATTTCCATTGTGGTGGTCATTATTGTTGTGGTATCAGGTATTGCAATTTATTCAAATTTAACAAAAAATACTGCTCCTGTTCCGCTATCGAAGTATGTAAAAATTTCAAACAATGACCTACTAAGTAATGGACAGAATCACATATATTTCATATCATGGTATGGGTGTCCCATAGGAGCTGATAATTCTTGGGTTCTCTACAGTTTCCTTAATTCAACGAGAGATGTGGCACCGGATGTTGTCCTGCATAAATCAATATCTGGAACACCAGCCCTTTTATTCCTTAATGGAACACATAAGCTTGGTGAAAATATAAGCTTCAACTACGCAGGAGTGCCTTTTGGATTCACTTCGCTGTACATGTATAATGAAACCATGACTGGAGGTGTATATAATAACGCGATATCCAGCAGTTCAAGGGTGAGTTATGCACTTAGCGTTCTTAAAGGAAATCTCCCGGAGAGCGTATATCAGGTTGCAGATAAATATGAAACACAGGTCAGGATTCAGAATCAAACCGGATCATGGTCTTCATCGACAGGCCACCTTGTTACAATACTAATAGTGACTGGACCTGACGGCACATTCGTTCACTTCTGGTTCATGTATCCATCATTTTCCAGTAAAGTATCACCACAAACAGTATTCAAAAATCTATCCACATACCCACAGATAAGCAACGCTGAGGGACAGTTCCTGAATGCACTTGGAGGATCCAATGTTGCATGTGCCTGA
- a CDS encoding M20 family metallopeptidase produces the protein MNVDEALDKLFPDVIDLSKKIYSYAELGSDEIKSSRVLSEYLEKRGFRVERNYRDMKTAFRADNGHKGLRVGLLAEYDALPNGHSCGHNLISAWAAGTAVVLNLLGENINIKVYGTPSEEAIGPYAGSKCLLADMGSFKDTDFVLGVHPDDRWAVGSKALADITLELRFHGKSAHGADSPEKGINALDAAVATYNVINSLRGWAKLDKHLVVGMIFTESGRATNVIPERATLQVEMRSTSTEFLGKFENKVRDAAMGVASAYGADITIEQITPLYKTYINNRTLNSLLKENLAKMNINAEDAGSEEGFASGSTDEANVSWVVPTGHLDFPIGYPGIPGHSDEFREAANPDKVENVLRNAIKATALTILQIAKENKIRQIKDEFENSDGNGQ, from the coding sequence ATGAATGTTGATGAAGCCTTAGATAAATTATTTCCAGATGTAATTGATTTGTCTAAAAAAATTTATAGTTATGCTGAGCTTGGAAGTGACGAGATAAAATCTTCCAGGGTATTATCTGAGTATCTGGAGAAAAGAGGATTCAGGGTAGAGAGAAATTACAGGGATATGAAAACAGCTTTCAGGGCTGACAATGGGCATAAAGGATTGAGGGTAGGACTTCTTGCAGAGTATGATGCACTTCCTAATGGCCATTCATGTGGGCATAATCTTATTTCCGCATGGGCGGCAGGAACCGCTGTCGTACTAAATCTTCTTGGAGAGAATATAAATATAAAAGTTTATGGAACACCCTCTGAGGAGGCCATTGGTCCATATGCGGGAAGTAAATGTTTGCTTGCAGATATGGGATCATTCAAAGATACGGATTTTGTACTGGGCGTACATCCTGATGATAGATGGGCTGTCGGATCAAAGGCTCTGGCGGATATTACACTGGAACTTAGATTCCATGGAAAATCTGCCCATGGAGCTGACTCACCTGAAAAAGGCATAAATGCACTGGATGCTGCTGTTGCAACTTACAATGTAATAAATAGCTTAAGGGGTTGGGCAAAGCTTGACAAACACCTTGTTGTTGGAATGATATTCACAGAATCTGGAAGGGCGACAAATGTAATTCCAGAAAGGGCAACCTTGCAGGTGGAAATGAGATCAACTTCAACTGAATTCCTTGGTAAATTCGAGAATAAGGTAAGAGATGCGGCCATGGGAGTAGCCTCAGCCTATGGTGCTGATATTACAATAGAGCAAATCACCCCACTTTATAAGACATACATAAACAATAGGACATTAAATTCACTGCTAAAGGAAAATCTTGCAAAAATGAATATTAATGCTGAAGATGCGGGTTCTGAAGAGGGATTTGCTTCTGGTAGTACAGACGAGGCAAATGTAAGCTGGGTTGTTCCCACGGGTCATCTTGATTTTCCTATAGGATATCCGGGAATCCCGGGTCATTCCGATGAGTTCAGGGAAGCAGCAAATCCAGATAAGGTTGAAAATGTTTTAAGGAATGCCATAAAGGCAACTGCATTAACGATCCTTCAGATAGCCAAAGAAAACAAAATCCGACAAATAAAGGATGAATTTGAGAATAGTGATGGCAATGGACAGTGA
- a CDS encoding triose-phosphate isomerase, with product MKNMFQTVVNLKTFSESMGQNTVSLLRKLRNEKSSPSLKIAVPVTRIHLGKEFENLISQHVDSVSFGAHTGHILMEDLITFGIKGSLLNHSEKRIPKPIIKSTIAKAAELDFNLIICSKDLDETKEICQMGATVVAYEPPELIGGDISVAISKPHIIEKAVEICQSYDARLLVGAGIKTKKDVEISRELGASGILVSSGVVKAKDPFYALNSLMI from the coding sequence ATGAAAAACATGTTTCAAACAGTTGTGAACCTGAAAACGTTCTCTGAAAGCATGGGCCAAAACACTGTAAGTCTACTGAGAAAGTTAAGAAATGAAAAATCATCACCATCATTAAAAATTGCAGTGCCGGTAACAAGAATTCATCTTGGAAAGGAATTTGAAAATTTGATATCTCAGCATGTGGATTCAGTTTCCTTTGGAGCTCATACTGGACACATCTTAATGGAAGATCTAATTACCTTTGGCATAAAGGGATCTCTATTGAATCATTCCGAGAAAAGAATACCAAAACCGATCATAAAGAGTACTATTGCAAAAGCAGCTGAACTCGATTTTAACCTGATCATTTGTTCAAAGGATCTTGACGAAACAAAAGAAATATGTCAAATGGGGGCGACGGTTGTGGCATACGAACCACCAGAGCTTATAGGCGGTGATATATCGGTGGCCATCTCAAAACCACACATTATAGAAAAGGCTGTTGAGATCTGCCAGAGCTATGATGCTAGGCTTCTTGTTGGCGCAGGCATTAAGACAAAAAAAGATGTGGAAATTTCAAGGGAGCTTGGTGCATCTGGCATTCTTGTTTCATCGGGAGTGGTTAAGGCAAAGGATCCTTTTTACGCGTTAAATTCATTAATGATATAA
- a CDS encoding DNA-methyltransferase — MNHRIYLGNSLEILKKIEQNSVDMIFADPPYGMSKSKGLSWAFSSHVTMQEVWDIFTRDELFEFNMNWISESLRVLKPGGSFWVCGSFHNIYQLGFIMQHLNMKINNSIVWFKPNAQPNITTRMFTESTEHLIWAVKDHSKKKWVFNYEKMKELNDGKQMRNMWSIPVTPKSEKWAGNHPTQKPFELLKRVILSSTVVGDTVLDPFLGSGTTSVVAEFYSRNSIGIEINNDYVNLIKTRLNSTREGIEDETTEIEFVEM; from the coding sequence ATGAATCATAGAATATACCTGGGAAACAGTCTGGAAATTCTAAAGAAAATAGAGCAAAATTCAGTAGACATGATTTTTGCTGATCCTCCGTATGGAATGTCAAAATCAAAGGGGCTCAGCTGGGCATTCAGCAGCCACGTTACAATGCAGGAAGTTTGGGACATATTCACCAGAGACGAACTTTTTGAATTCAATATGAACTGGATAAGTGAATCGCTACGCGTTCTGAAGCCAGGTGGAAGCTTCTGGGTTTGCGGTTCATTTCACAACATATACCAGCTGGGTTTTATCATGCAGCATCTAAACATGAAAATCAATAACAGTATTGTATGGTTCAAGCCAAATGCTCAGCCTAACATCACAACAAGAATGTTTACTGAAAGTACTGAACATCTAATATGGGCAGTGAAGGATCACTCTAAAAAGAAATGGGTATTTAATTACGAAAAAATGAAAGAACTAAACGATGGCAAACAAATGAGGAATATGTGGTCTATTCCTGTAACACCGAAGAGTGAAAAATGGGCTGGAAACCATCCCACACAGAAACCTTTTGAGTTGCTCAAAAGAGTTATCCTTTCATCAACAGTTGTAGGAGATACTGTTCTGGATCCATTTCTTGGGTCTGGAACAACTTCTGTTGTAGCTGAATTTTACAGTAGAAACTCAATTGGAATAGAGATTAACAATGACTATGTAAATTTAATAAAAACAAGACTAAATTCAACAAGAGAGGGAATAGAGGACGAAACCACTGAGATTGAATTTGTTGAAATGTAA